DNA sequence from the Devosia lacusdianchii genome:
TCGGGGTCGTCCCCTGTTGCGAACGGCAGTAGGCCGTTGCCAATCCATAATCGAGCAAGCTGGAGATGTCCAGCGAGGCGGAACCGGCTCGAAAATGCCGGTCTCACAGCACGATGTCCTTCTTCGCCAGCGCTTCGAGGAACCCGCCATTGAAGGCGCGGGCCAGTTCCGACTGCCGAAGGGGCGCCGTACGCAGCGTGCCGCTAACGATCACCGACCCGGCATTGACTTCTTCGACGCCAAGATTGTGCAGATCGCCCATGAACGCCGCGGAGTATTTGGGGTTCGCTCGCAGCGCGGCGCTGGTTTCCCGCATGGCGTCGAGCACCCGCTGCGGGTCGACGCCGGAGGGCACGGCGTAGCGTGGCCGGAACACCCCATAATTGCGCGAGCTGTTCTTGAGCGCCTTGATGGTCGAGAACGGTACCGAATGCAGCGCGCCATCAGCATCGCGCAGCCTGACCGTGCGCAGAGAAATACCCTCCACCACGCCGCTTCGATCGCCGGTATTGACCGTGTCGCCAATGGCCAGTGTATCCTCGGCCAGGATGAAGACGCCGGTGATAACGTCCTGCACCAATTGCTGGGAGCCGAAGCTGAGGGCCAGGCCGAACACGCCGGCGCCGGCGATCAGCGGCGTCACGTCGACCCCGATATTGGCCAGCACGGCAATCCCGGCCAGGGCGAGAAGCAGGATCATCAGCCCGTTGCGCAGCAGCGGCAGCAGCGTCTGCGCCCGGTTGGTCCGCTGGCGCGGCCGACCTAAAGCGTCGGTCGGGGTTAGGGCGCTGGCGATCCAGGCGTCAAGCGCGATCCAGATCAGCCAGGAGACCAGGGCGCAGACGATAGCCGCGGCAAGCGGCTGCGTCAGCTGCTGCCCATCGCGCAGCAGCCAGGTTCCCAGATCGAAGCCCCATATCCGCACGATCGTGATGACCGCAACCACGGCAATGGCAGCATCGGAGGCGACACGGAGAATCTTGAACAGCCCCGCGATCACCGCTTGCCGGACGGCGCCGCGCTGTCTGCGGCGGCCAGTCAGCAGGTTGCCATACAGCCGATGCAGGCTGAACACCGCCACCAGAGCAATCAGCACGACGCCGAACGACCATAGCGCCAGCGTGAACACATCATTGTCCCGCTGGCCCGAAAACAGGCTAACGGCGCTAAGCACCACAAAGGCATAGGCAAACAAGTGCCAGCGCTTGGCCAGTTGCCGCATCGCACGCACCAGCGGATTGTCGGACGGGGACCGTTGCGACGCTCTGCCGAAGATCAGCCGGCCAATGGCCGGCCGGTACCGCATGATGAAGATCAGGGTGGTCGCCGCGGCCAGCATGTTGAGTGTAAACGAGGCGATGTCAGCAACCGACCAGCCGATCACCCCCCTTGTTGCCGGATCCCGGCACAAGGCGGCGAGGATTGCCAGCATCAGGATGGGCAGCCACCAGCGGTAGAATCGCTTCTGGCAATAAACGACAATGCGCACCCCTCTCATTCCG
Encoded proteins:
- a CDS encoding mechanosensitive ion channel family protein, yielding MKRLALWLAPLIVIMFGAAATGQDNLAADAKIEAIDRLIVVLDDDQLRGQLLEQLRSLSSAPEAPAAENAAADGASAPAPTEEGATTPGLIDALSDWSTDLVEQLPTTTFGIPIDQKAQQAQTQLSTRIEAGIKDGQLLQFAAWALPLLLVTALAAFALRRVGRGLTAATKPVRKRRLAAGLLLKFVAHVVLFIALASSLALFSPTEVSGSMFLTVAAGTVLAMLMTDLAVAGLSALAGMRGVRIVVYCQKRFYRWWLPILMLAILAALCRDPATRGVIGWSVADIASFTLNMLAAATTLIFIMRYRPAIGRLIFGRASQRSPSDNPLVRAMRQLAKRWHLFAYAFVVLSAVSLFSGQRDNDVFTLALWSFGVVLIALVAVFSLHRLYGNLLTGRRRQRGAVRQAVIAGLFKILRVASDAAIAVVAVITIVRIWGFDLGTWLLRDGQQLTQPLAAAIVCALVSWLIWIALDAWIASALTPTDALGRPRQRTNRAQTLLPLLRNGLMILLLALAGIAVLANIGVDVTPLIAGAGVFGLALSFGSQQLVQDVITGVFILAEDTLAIGDTVNTGDRSGVVEGISLRTVRLRDADGALHSVPFSTIKALKNSSRNYGVFRPRYAVPSGVDPQRVLDAMRETSAALRANPKYSAAFMGDLHNLGVEEVNAGSVIVSGTLRTAPLRQSELARAFNGGFLEALAKKDIVL